The DNA region CATCGATCTGTGAGGTCATAACCGGCTTGCCCGCCCCCGCGCGGGTGAGGACAACGTCATAGCCGGACGCTTTGCCGAGCCGTGCCACGGTTTCCGCTTCGATCGACTGTCCGGAAACGAGCAGCCGTGTGCGCGGGCGGTACGCCGTCAGAAATGTGTCCTCCTGCCAACCAGCCCGTGGGGGAACTTCCACAAGGTCCAGCGACTGATGCCTGGCCGCATATTTGAGACCCATTGGCTGGCGTTCGTTCAGACTTTCAAGCACCCGTTCTATGCCGGTGACGTCGCGTAGCAGGTGGATCGCGACGGAAATTCCGCCGCCACATGGGAGAACAATATCCATAAAGGGCGAGCCATCGCCGAACAGGACCGTGCGGTCGCGTCCGGCCTCCATGGCAAGCAGAGCCTCTGCGGCAACCGCTGCCTCGACACAGCCGCCGGAAACGTAGCCGCAAAAACGGCCATCGGCTGCGACCACCACATGGGATCCCAGAGTGCGGGCCGCGCCGCCGCGTATTTCGACGAGGGTGGCCAACGCAACTCCGGCACCTTCGCGGAAACACTCGACTGCGAAGCCAAGGATTTCCGCAGGATCATCTGTCAACAGCGCCCTGACCGGTGTTGGGAGCAGAGCTGTGGTGGAGAATTCAAGCATGCTGTTCCCTTTCCCAACATCAGCCATCGATACTGGCTGCAAGGTCACGCGATCTCCGGAAGACCGCCGATCAGCTTGTCCAGCGTGACCGGATAGTCGCGCACCCTGACACCGGTCGCATTGTAGACGGCATTGGCGATGGCGGCCGCCACGCCGCACAGGCCAAGTTCGCCGACCCCCTTTGCCTTCATCGGCGACGACATCGGATCGGTTTCGTCCATGAAAATGACCTCCTGATGGGGGATATCGGCATGAACCGGCACTTCGTAACCGGCTAGATCGTGGTTGACGAAGAACCCACGGCTCTTGTCGACCGCAAGCTCTTCAAACAGCGCACCACCAGCGCCCATCGTCATGGCTCCGATCACCTGACTGCGCGCCGTGACGGGATTGAGGATACGTCCGGCCGCACAAACGGCCAGCATTCGCCGGATTCGGCTTTCTCCCGTCATGGCATCGACGCCGACTTCAACGAAATGCGCGCCAAACGTCGATTGCTGATGTGTCTTTGAGAGGTCACCCCATGTCATCGTGTCTTCGCCCACCAGACCACCGGAACCTGCCGCCTCGGCAAGCGGCACGGACCGGTTGCCGGAGCGAACGGTGCCATTTTCGAAGACCACATCGTCGGAATTGAAGCCAAGTTTTTGCGCTATGGCCTCCCGCAGCTTTACGCAGGCGGCATAGACGCCGGATGTCGCGGAATTGGCACCGAACTGTCCGCCGGAACCGGCCGACACAGGAAAACGGGAATCGCCGAGGTGGACGCCGACCTTGTCCATCGCGACACCCATCATTTCTGCGGCCGTCTGCGCGATGATCGTGTAGCTGCCGGTGCCGATGTCGGTCATATCAGTTTCGACCGTGATGACGCCTTCGCTGTCCAGCTTCACGCGCGCGCCTGACGGCATCACAAGGTTGTTGCGAAACGCCGCCGCAACGCCTGTACCGATCAGCCATTGGCCCTCGCGCTTCGAACCGGGTTTGCCACGGGCATCCCAGCCAAAACGCTCCGCACCAAGCTTCAGACAACCGACGAGGTCGCGATGGGAAAATGGCCGCTCGGGCTTTTCGGGATCAACCTGGGTGTCGTTGAGAATGCGAAACTGGACGGGATCGATGCCGACTTTCTCGGCGATCTCGTCTATCGCGATCTCCAGCGCCATCAGGCCAGGCGCCTCTCCCGGTGCCCGCATGGCGTTGCCCTCTGGAAGATCGAGCGTCGCCAGCCGCATCGCCGTCATGCGGTTTTCACCGGCATAAAGCAGACGTGTCTGCATGACGGCGGTCTCGGGATTTCCACCCTCAAGGTCGCCCGACCAGCTCTCATGCGCGATGGCCGTGATCTTGCCGTCGCGTTCGGCGCCGATGCGGATGCGCTGGATGGTCGCTGGGCGGTGGGTCGTGTTGTTGACGAGAAGCGGGCGCGGCAGCGAGATCTTGACCGGGCGTTTTGCGGCCTTGGCCCCGAGAGCAGCCAGCAGGGCATCTGCCCGCAGAAACAACTTGCCACCGAAACCGCCGCCAATGAAGGGCGACATCAGATGGATTTTCTCCTTGTCGATGTCGAGCGTGGTCGCCAGATCGGATCGCCACCAGTCGATCATCTGGCTCGACGTCCACAGCGTCAACGTGTCGCCGTCCCATGCGGCGATAGAGGCATGCGGCTCCATCATCGAATGCGATTGGTCAGGCGTTGTGTAGGATTGGTCGAGGGTGACGGGCGCGGTCTTGAAGGCACTTTCAAAGTCGCCGGCGGCCGAGTCCGGCTCTTCCGTCTCGGGCTTCACGGCCGTGTCCATCGCTGCTTTCAGGTCGAATGCGCCCTTTTCTTCGGTGTAATCGACCTTGATCAGGGCTGCAGCCGCGCGTGCCTGCTCGAAGGTTTCCGCCACCACGACGGCGATCGCCTGATGATAGTGCTGTATTTCGTCGCCACCGAAAAGATTGGCGGTGTTGTATTTCCCCTTCTTCAGCTTACCGACCTCCGGTGCCGTCACCACGGCGATCACGCCCGGCGCATTCTTTGCCGTGGAGATATCCATCGATTTGATACGGCCCTTGGCGATCGCAGCACCGACCGGATAGCCATAGGCGTAGCGCACATCTGCATCGTGCCATTCATAGGCGTATATCGCCCGGCCGGTGGTCTTCAACTGACCGTCGATGCGGGGGATCGGCTGACCGACGACCTTCAGATTGTCGATGGGATTGGTGGTTGCTGGTGTATCGAACTGCATGGCTCAACCCCTTGCTTCGGCGATGACTGCGCCGAGCGTGCGCTCGACGAGATCGACCTTGAATCGGTTCTGTTCGGTCGGGTGGGCATCGGCAAGAAGAATACCGGCCGTTGCCCGCGCACCTTTTGGCAGTGCTTCATCTGCTTCATCGATGCGCCAGGGTTTATGGGCGACGCCGCCGACCGCGACCCGTCCAGTCCCGTCCGGTTGAATGACAGCCCCCACAGACACAAGCGCAAAGGCATAGGAAGCGCGGTCCCGGACCTTCCGGTAGATGTGCCGGCCACCGATCGGTGCGGGCAACACCACAGCGATGACGAATTCGCCGGGATCCAGAACGGTTTCGATATGTGGCGTATCACCCGGCAAGCGGTGAAAATCGGCGATCGGGATCGAGCGGCGGCTGCCGTTCGCTTTCACGGTTTCTACGACGGCATCGAGCGCCCGCATGGCGATGGCCATATCGCTGGGATGGGTCGCAATACAGGCTTCGCTGGTTCCAGTGACCGCGTGCTGGCGGCTGAAGCCGCCAATCGCGGAACAGCCGCTGCCCGGCTGGCGCTTGTTGCACGGCTGGTTGGTGTCATAGAAATACGGACAGCGGGTGCGCTGCAGGAGATTGCCGGCGGTCGTCGCCTTATTGCGAAGCTGGCCTGACGCTCCTGCGAGAAGTGCCCTCGACAACAGCCCGTAATCGCGGCGTACGGTTGCGTGGGCGGCAAGATCGGTGTTTCGAACCAGAGCGCCGATGCGCAGGCCGCCGTCCGGTGTGACCTCGATTTCGGCGAGGCCAAGACCGTTCACGTCGATCAGATGCGTCGGGGTCTCGATCTCAAGCTTCATCAGGTCGAGCAAATTGGTGCCGCCTGCAATGAATTTGGCGTCCGGATTGGAGGCGGCTGCCTTGGCGGCCGCTTCGATGGAGGACGCGCGTTCGTAGGTGAAGGCTCTCATGCTCGTGTCCCCGCTGCTTCGACGATCGCTTCGACGATGTTGGAATAGGCGCCGCACCGGCATATATTGCCGCTCATGCGTTCGCGAATTTCGTCGGGGGTAACGCCTGCGTCTGCGGTCAGATTTTCGGTGACGTGGCTGGGGATGTTCGCCTTGATCTCCTCCAGCATCGCCACGGAGGAACAGATCTGTCCCGGCGTACAATAGCCGCACTGAAACCCGTCATGCTTGACGAAGGCGGCCTGCATG from Pararhizobium qamdonense includes:
- a CDS encoding XdhC family protein, whose product is MLEFSTTALLPTPVRALLTDDPAEILGFAVECFREGAGVALATLVEIRGGAARTLGSHVVVAADGRFCGYVSGGCVEAAVAAEALLAMEAGRDRTVLFGDGSPFMDIVLPCGGGISVAIHLLRDVTGIERVLESLNERQPMGLKYAARHQSLDLVEVPPRAGWQEDTFLTAYRPRTRLLVSGQSIEAETVARLGKASGYDVVLTRAGAGKPVMTSQIDAYTAIVMLHHDLDQEIPVLEVALHSPGFYIGALGSTRTHRHRIERLTALGYGDAELRRIKAPIGVFGPARDSASLALSVLADIAASRLMSYG
- the paoC gene encoding aldehyde oxidoreductase molybdenum-binding subunit PaoC, producing the protein MQFDTPATTNPIDNLKVVGQPIPRIDGQLKTTGRAIYAYEWHDADVRYAYGYPVGAAIAKGRIKSMDISTAKNAPGVIAVVTAPEVGKLKKGKYNTANLFGGDEIQHYHQAIAVVVAETFEQARAAAALIKVDYTEEKGAFDLKAAMDTAVKPETEEPDSAAGDFESAFKTAPVTLDQSYTTPDQSHSMMEPHASIAAWDGDTLTLWTSSQMIDWWRSDLATTLDIDKEKIHLMSPFIGGGFGGKLFLRADALLAALGAKAAKRPVKISLPRPLLVNNTTHRPATIQRIRIGAERDGKITAIAHESWSGDLEGGNPETAVMQTRLLYAGENRMTAMRLATLDLPEGNAMRAPGEAPGLMALEIAIDEIAEKVGIDPVQFRILNDTQVDPEKPERPFSHRDLVGCLKLGAERFGWDARGKPGSKREGQWLIGTGVAAAFRNNLVMPSGARVKLDSEGVITVETDMTDIGTGSYTIIAQTAAEMMGVAMDKVGVHLGDSRFPVSAGSGGQFGANSATSGVYAACVKLREAIAQKLGFNSDDVVFENGTVRSGNRSVPLAEAAGSGGLVGEDTMTWGDLSKTHQQSTFGAHFVEVGVDAMTGESRIRRMLAVCAAGRILNPVTARSQVIGAMTMGAGGALFEELAVDKSRGFFVNHDLAGYEVPVHADIPHQEVIFMDETDPMSSPMKAKGVGELGLCGVAAAIANAVYNATGVRVRDYPVTLDKLIGGLPEIA
- a CDS encoding FAD binding domain-containing protein, encoding MRAFTYERASSIEAAAKAAASNPDAKFIAGGTNLLDLMKLEIETPTHLIDVNGLGLAEIEVTPDGGLRIGALVRNTDLAAHATVRRDYGLLSRALLAGASGQLRNKATTAGNLLQRTRCPYFYDTNQPCNKRQPGSGCSAIGGFSRQHAVTGTSEACIATHPSDMAIAMRALDAVVETVKANGSRRSIPIADFHRLPGDTPHIETVLDPGEFVIAVVLPAPIGGRHIYRKVRDRASYAFALVSVGAVIQPDGTGRVAVGGVAHKPWRIDEADEALPKGARATAGILLADAHPTEQNRFKVDLVERTLGAVIAEARG